In Leuconostoc kimchii IMSNU 11154, one genomic interval encodes:
- a CDS encoding transglycosylase domain-containing protein — protein sequence MANENQWSRVNRNQNMYDNHPATEPPRTPRPGNSDGPKKPRKPKKKRRWFLIIFLWLLVLGVIGALAGTAVFITYANDAPNITESNLASEPSSAIYDSQGQSIWKLSTVERDYANSNEIPKALKQAVVATEDRRFYKHNGVDPIRIAGAALANVRGSSLGMQGGSTLTQQLVKLSVFSTSTADQTIKRKAQEAWLAMRVEKNFSKDEILTFYMNKVYMGHGVSGMKTASEYFYGKPLTELSLDQIALLAGMPQSPTNYDPYLKDNSRAKERRDTVLNAMVKYGAVTQKQANEAINKPVSDGLQDLTSKAELANNNRKVADAYVQSTLKEAEALGYDTTKAGLKIYTNMDSKLQQSMYDNANGNTVAFPSEDAQIGATMTDPNTGRVVAQVGGRNMPILQGTNHATLTGRSGGSSVKPLLDYGPAIEYLNWPTNRTVEDKQYKYPGTSTTVYNWDRKDMGNITMRSALTQSRNIPAARTLEEVGGANAEKFVNGLGVPTKETPGGSAAIGIDVSTEEEAGAFGAIANGGTYYKPTYISKIVTADGTTHNYNVTGKRAMKTSTAFMLTDMMKGVIKPNATAADAAIAGLHQAGKSGLVGYGDEENMPNQAIKDAWFTGYTKSYALSVWTGYDWPNKDYIPWNYQDLPAQFYQRVMSYAMQNKPNTDWAAPDTVTPRVKGNIVEYEVKGEKWSNGGLPAVNSLPQSGETPAEAGISGSAAVGATTGNN from the coding sequence ATGGCAAATGAGAATCAATGGTCACGTGTTAATCGTAACCAAAATATGTATGACAATCATCCAGCAACTGAGCCCCCACGAACGCCACGTCCAGGAAATTCTGATGGCCCTAAAAAACCGAGAAAGCCAAAAAAGAAACGACGATGGTTTCTGATCATATTTCTATGGTTACTTGTGTTAGGTGTGATAGGTGCTTTGGCTGGAACTGCGGTGTTTATCACGTATGCAAACGATGCCCCAAATATTACAGAATCTAATTTAGCCTCCGAACCGTCAAGTGCTATTTATGACTCACAGGGTCAATCAATTTGGAAGTTATCAACCGTTGAGCGTGATTATGCCAATTCTAATGAGATTCCAAAAGCGTTAAAACAGGCTGTTGTTGCGACTGAAGATCGACGTTTTTATAAACATAACGGTGTTGACCCGATTCGTATTGCGGGGGCAGCATTGGCCAATGTTCGTGGTTCTTCTTTGGGCATGCAAGGTGGTTCAACTTTGACTCAGCAATTGGTTAAGTTATCTGTGTTTAGTACGTCAACTGCTGATCAAACAATTAAACGGAAAGCACAAGAAGCTTGGCTGGCAATGCGTGTTGAGAAAAATTTTTCAAAAGACGAAATATTAACTTTTTATATGAATAAAGTCTATATGGGACATGGTGTTTCTGGTATGAAAACTGCGTCCGAGTATTTTTATGGCAAACCGTTAACAGAATTATCTTTGGATCAAATTGCATTATTAGCAGGTATGCCACAGTCGCCGACTAATTATGATCCTTATTTGAAAGATAATTCAAGAGCTAAAGAACGGCGTGATACTGTTTTGAATGCAATGGTTAAATACGGCGCGGTGACTCAAAAACAAGCTAACGAGGCGATTAATAAGCCAGTGTCTGATGGACTACAAGACTTAACATCTAAAGCAGAGCTAGCTAATAACAACCGTAAGGTGGCGGATGCTTATGTTCAGTCAACGTTAAAGGAAGCAGAGGCATTAGGCTATGATACAACTAAAGCTGGTTTGAAAATTTATACAAACATGGATTCAAAGTTACAGCAATCTATGTATGACAATGCTAATGGTAATACTGTTGCATTTCCTTCAGAAGACGCTCAAATTGGTGCCACAATGACAGACCCAAATACGGGACGTGTCGTAGCTCAAGTAGGTGGGCGTAATATGCCAATTTTGCAGGGCACTAATCATGCAACGTTAACAGGTAGGTCGGGTGGATCATCTGTTAAGCCACTTTTGGATTACGGTCCAGCGATTGAATATCTAAATTGGCCCACTAATCGCACCGTTGAAGATAAGCAGTATAAGTATCCTGGTACTAGTACAACTGTTTATAACTGGGATCGAAAAGATATGGGAAATATTACAATGAGAAGTGCTTTAACGCAATCACGTAATATTCCGGCTGCTCGAACTTTAGAAGAAGTCGGCGGTGCAAATGCAGAGAAATTTGTGAACGGATTGGGTGTGCCAACAAAAGAGACACCTGGTGGTTCAGCGGCTATTGGTATTGATGTGTCTACCGAAGAAGAGGCTGGTGCTTTTGGGGCTATTGCCAATGGTGGGACTTATTATAAACCGACTTATATTAGTAAAATTGTAACTGCTGATGGCACAACACATAATTATAACGTTACTGGAAAACGTGCAATGAAGACAAGTACAGCATTCATGTTAACTGATATGATGAAAGGTGTTATTAAACCAAATGCCACGGCGGCTGATGCGGCTATTGCCGGTTTGCATCAAGCAGGTAAGTCAGGCTTAGTTGGTTACGGCGATGAAGAAAATATGCCAAACCAAGCGATTAAAGATGCATGGTTTACAGGGTATACAAAGTCGTATGCTTTGTCAGTTTGGACTGGTTATGATTGGCCTAACAAGGATTATATTCCATGGAATTACCAAGATTTGCCAGCACAATTTTATCAAAGAGTGATGTCATATGCTATGCAAAATAAGCCAAATACTGATTGGGCAGCACCTGATACGGTGACGCCACGTGTGAAGGGCAATATTGTTGAATATGAAGTTAAAGGTGAAAAATGGAGTAATGGCGGGTTACCAGCAGTGAATTCGTTGCCACAATCTGGAGAAACACCGGCAGAGGCTGGTATTTCTGGATCTGCTGCTGTTGGCGCCACGACTGGAAACAATTAA
- the recU gene encoding Holliday junction resolvase RecU: protein MAINYPIGTHHTADVKNTIRTGKTTKKALMFGKRGMGLEEEINLANDYYLANHLAVIHKKPTPITIVKVDYPARSAAKVTEAYFKQASTTDYNGVYQGHYIDFDAKETKNKTSFPLKNFHEHQIVHLGSILAQNGIGFVIIKFTTLNETYVYPAQHLIAQWQKLKGKQSISYQDIVRDSYVVPNSLNPSLDYLKAVDRYFEHLN from the coding sequence ATGGCAATCAATTATCCTATTGGAACACATCATACAGCAGACGTTAAAAACACGATACGTACCGGTAAAACAACGAAAAAAGCTTTGATGTTTGGTAAACGCGGTATGGGACTTGAAGAAGAGATCAATTTAGCCAATGATTATTATTTAGCGAATCATTTAGCCGTTATTCACAAAAAGCCCACGCCAATCACAATTGTGAAAGTTGATTATCCAGCGCGGTCTGCAGCAAAAGTTACTGAGGCCTACTTCAAACAGGCGTCTACCACAGACTACAACGGTGTTTACCAAGGGCATTATATTGATTTTGATGCAAAAGAAACCAAGAATAAAACATCTTTTCCATTGAAAAATTTTCATGAACATCAAATCGTTCATTTAGGCAGTATTTTGGCTCAAAATGGTATCGGTTTTGTGATTATTAAATTTACAACTTTAAATGAAACGTATGTTTATCCAGCCCAGCACTTAATTGCACAGTGGCAAAAATTAAAAGGAAAACAGTCAATTTCTTACCAAGATATTGTGCGTGACAGCTACGTTGTGCCGAACAGCTTAAATCCAAGTTTGGATTATTTAAAAGCAGTTGACCGATACTTTGAACATTTAAACTGA
- a CDS encoding LysM peptidoglycan-binding domain-containing protein: MMNENHKWKLVKFGKYLVSVGMMTLVVGSGVVMASVSTNTDSSKQSTAKKVNWQANSTETVKQNIASQKKSNDLDNYEVQWGDTLGTISVATGISVNDLASRYGIPDANSIFAGVTLVHQKEFNSQVANITAVISSNRTAGTKVTTSTPAVTGTETTASGTPAVSGTETPASVPAVSGTTTTTSSTPVVSDTPTTASSTPAVAGSTTTQNTPAISSKNNTSTNNGSAASTDKGTTTPATSTDNSGVKHAEAGSPENPVDPDTGTQAPNGTYFDNDGWN; encoded by the coding sequence ATGATGAATGAAAATCACAAGTGGAAATTAGTAAAGTTTGGTAAGTATCTTGTCAGTGTTGGTATGATGACATTGGTTGTTGGGAGTGGTGTTGTAATGGCGAGTGTAAGTACCAACACAGACTCTTCAAAGCAAAGTACAGCTAAAAAAGTCAATTGGCAAGCGAATTCCACAGAAACGGTTAAGCAAAATATTGCTAGTCAAAAGAAATCAAATGACTTAGACAATTACGAAGTGCAATGGGGTGATACATTAGGAACCATTTCAGTAGCTACTGGTATCAGTGTAAATGATTTGGCTTCACGTTATGGTATTCCCGATGCCAACAGTATCTTTGCAGGTGTTACCTTAGTGCATCAAAAAGAGTTCAATAGTCAAGTTGCTAACATCACGGCTGTGATATCTAGTAATCGAACTGCTGGCACCAAAGTAACAACAAGTACACCAGCAGTGACTGGTACAGAAACCACTGCATCAGGTACACCAGCAGTTAGTGGCACGGAAACTCCTGCCAGTGTACCAGCAGTTAGTGGCACGACAACCACTACATCAAGCACACCAGTAGTTAGTGACACACCAACCACTGCATCAAGCACGCCAGCAGTTGCTGGATCGACGACTACGCAGAATACACCAGCTATATCATCAAAAAACAATACATCAACTAATAATGGTTCAGCCGCATCAACTGATAAGGGTACAACAACACCTGCTACATCAACAGATAATTCAGGTGTTAAGCATGCCGAAGCTGGCTCACCTGAAAACCCTGTTGACCCTGATACAGGGACGCAAGCACCAAATGGTACTTACTTTGATAATGATGGTTGGAACTAA
- a CDS encoding helix-turn-helix domain-containing protein, whose amino-acid sequence MQTDFFGEKLKAVRKSKNLTQLELSKRLEVSKGTISAYEQGLSYPSLETLVKICEILNTSSDYLLSLSDNLTFKMGGLTSEQMNSVLQFIATIERANRILEEN is encoded by the coding sequence ATGCAGACAGACTTTTTCGGGGAAAAACTTAAAGCAGTAAGAAAATCTAAAAATCTGACACAATTAGAATTATCAAAACGTTTAGAGGTAAGCAAAGGCACTATTTCAGCCTATGAACAAGGCCTATCATATCCGTCACTTGAAACACTAGTTAAAATTTGTGAAATTTTAAATACTTCTTCTGATTACCTACTAAGCCTATCGGATAATTTAACGTTTAAAATGGGTGGATTAACGAGTGAACAGATGAATAGTGTTTTGCAATTTATTGCCACAATCGAACGGGCTAACAGAATACTTGAGGAAAATTAG
- a CDS encoding DUF3800 domain-containing protein, protein MSKKFVYIDESGNFGSDGRYFTIAAIEVSESNHQKLIRNMRRITGQVKRNFPSIATSLGEVKAANSDIVIREYVIRKIVNSYFVVRYITVDLTKIDSKLLENQNILYNYLVSYIVKPVIKHLGDGDRLEFYIDERNQAVKNGFNIDEYIKHLAWFEMKKYTLGIEVKSVKSHKFEGIQVADFIAHAIQCKFEYNYEPFLDKIRPRIGTRQHFPYKEFGK, encoded by the coding sequence ATGTCGAAAAAATTTGTATATATTGATGAATCAGGCAATTTTGGGAGTGATGGGCGCTATTTCACAATTGCGGCCATTGAAGTAAGTGAATCCAACCATCAAAAATTAATTAGAAATATGAGAAGAATTACTGGTCAAGTAAAACGAAATTTTCCAAGCATTGCTACAAGTCTTGGCGAAGTAAAGGCAGCAAATAGTGACATAGTAATTAGAGAATACGTTATTCGTAAAATAGTAAATTCTTATTTTGTTGTTCGTTATATAACCGTTGACTTAACCAAAATTGACAGCAAGTTACTTGAAAATCAGAATATTTTGTATAATTATTTGGTCTCATACATAGTTAAACCAGTTATAAAACACTTAGGCGATGGTGATAGGTTAGAATTTTATATCGATGAAAGAAATCAAGCCGTGAAAAACGGATTTAACATTGATGAATATATAAAACACTTAGCTTGGTTTGAAATGAAAAAATACACATTAGGGATCGAGGTTAAATCTGTTAAATCACATAAATTCGAGGGAATTCAGGTTGCTGATTTCATTGCACACGCCATTCAATGTAAGTTCGAATACAATTATGAGCCTTTTCTTGATAAAATACGTCCAAGAATTGGCACAAGACAACATTTTCCCTATAAAGAATTTGGAAAATAG
- a CDS encoding GH25 family lysozyme, with product MNKLKRTAVALFGAVAFFVAVATGASANTNGIDVASYQGDSQQYFSSFKQVGDQFTIVKLGGRGGGEGAHYANPKAYNQIQNADRAGMQTAGYFWGEFGDSVSEAAYHAQLAIQDARNAGLAKGSYIALDYEAGAGYNKANNTTAILTFMDAIYAAGYKPMFYSYTSYVNSYVDLSRINARYPNALWLAWYLTTAHQATPPMQYFPNYSNVKIWQYADNHYGVDGNVMVNGSLDNAKPAEQVAAKPAQSTTIPTKPAKTQYATFSGVYVADYWTTWNNKIYGVNNDMGIPVIDYNNYMPISAFTLTDRYGHKLSNQTIKGNNGQMEYFTLAGKYKVLSQTATAVQVQIGGEPVWMMKSFAIIK from the coding sequence ATGAATAAACTAAAACGCACAGCGGTTGCCTTATTCGGAGCAGTTGCTTTTTTTGTTGCCGTTGCAACAGGTGCATCAGCCAATACGAACGGCATTGATGTCGCTAGTTACCAGGGAGACTCACAACAGTATTTCAGCTCATTTAAACAAGTTGGCGATCAATTTACCATTGTTAAGTTGGGCGGACGTGGCGGCGGTGAGGGTGCGCATTATGCTAACCCTAAAGCCTATAATCAGATCCAAAACGCTGATCGAGCAGGCATGCAAACCGCAGGCTATTTCTGGGGTGAATTTGGTGATTCAGTCAGTGAAGCCGCTTATCACGCGCAATTAGCCATTCAAGACGCGCGGAATGCAGGACTAGCTAAAGGGTCATATATTGCCTTAGACTACGAGGCAGGCGCAGGCTACAACAAGGCTAACAATACTACAGCTATTTTGACATTCATGGATGCCATTTACGCCGCGGGTTACAAGCCTATGTTCTACAGCTACACGTCATACGTGAACTCATATGTCGATTTGAGCCGTATCAACGCACGTTACCCTAATGCTTTGTGGTTAGCGTGGTATTTGACTACAGCACACCAAGCAACACCACCTATGCAATACTTCCCAAATTATTCAAACGTGAAGATTTGGCAGTATGCAGATAACCACTATGGTGTTGATGGTAATGTTATGGTCAACGGCAGCCTTGATAATGCTAAACCTGCTGAACAAGTAGCTGCTAAGCCTGCGCAATCAACAACGATACCAACTAAACCAGCTAAGACACAATATGCAACATTCAGTGGCGTGTATGTGGCTGATTACTGGACAACTTGGAATAACAAGATTTACGGCGTGAACAACGACATGGGCATTCCAGTCATCGATTACAACAACTACATGCCAATCAGCGCCTTTACGTTGACTGACCGTTATGGCCACAAATTGAGCAACCAAACAATTAAGGGTAATAATGGTCAAATGGAGTACTTCACTTTGGCTGGTAAGTACAAAGTGCTAAGTCAAACAGCTACAGCAGTTCAAGTTCAAATTGGCGGTGAACCTGTTTGGATGATGAAGAGTTTCGCAATAATCAAATAA